The genomic segment TCCAGGCCATCGTGCGCAATCCGCTCGCGGGCCCGAGCATCCTGGGCGTCTCCAACGGCGCCGCGACCGGCGCGGTCGTCGTCATGCGCTGGGGCCTCATGGGCCTGGGCGCCTTCACGCTCTATGCCTCCGCCTTCGCCGGCGCCCTCGTCACGCTCGCCATCGTCTTCTGGGTCGCCCGTGCCGGCGGCCGGATGACGCCCACCCGTCTCGTGCTCGCCGGCATCGCCATGAGCTCGGTGCTCAGCGCCCTGACGAGCCTTCTCGTCCTCACCTCGCCCGATCCCCAGCTCGCCGCCCGCGTTCTCTTCTGGACCCTGGGCGGGTTCGGCTCGGCCCAGTGGAAGCTCCTGCCCCTGCCCACCATCGCCCTGGTCATCGGGCTGGGCTTGATGCTCGTGCAGGCGCGGCGCCTCAATCTCCTCATGGCTGGCGACGAGAGCGCCACTGCCCTCGGGCTCGATGTCCACCGCTTCCGCCAGGCCATGTTCGTGCTCACCGCCGCCCTCATCGGCGTCGTCGTCGCCGTTTCAGGCGTCATTGGCTTCGTCGGCCTTATCGTGCCGCACATCGTGCGTTTCCTCGTGGGTGCCGATCACCGCCGCGCCCTGCCTGCCGTCGCCCTCATGGGCGCCAGCTTCACCATCGGGGCCGATCTCGCCGCGCGAACCGTCATCGCGCCCATCGAGCTGCCGGTCGGCATCATCACCGCTCTGGTCGGCGGCCCCTTCTTCATCTGGTTGTTGCGGCGCGACGCCCGCGACAATGGAGGCGCGCCATGAGCATTGCGCCCGGGCACCTGGCCCTCCAGGACGTGAGCTTCACCATTGGCGGGCGCTCCCTCGTCCGCAACGTTTCCCTGACGGTCGCCCCCGGCGAGATGATTGGCGTCATCGGTCCGAACGGCGCCGGCAAGTCATCGCTCCTGCGCACCATCTACCGCACCAACCGGCCGAGCGCTGGCCGCGTCACGGTCAATGGCGAGGATGTCTGGCAGCGCCCGGCCACCTGGGTGGCGCGCCACGTCGGGGCCGTCCTTCAAGACATGCCCGCCGATTTTCCGCTGACCGTGCGCGATGTCGTCGCCATGGGCCGTTCGGCGCACAAGCGCCTGCTCGAGGCCGATAGCGCCCATGACCACGCCCTCATCGAGGCAGCCATCGAGCTCCTGCAACTGCGCCCCCTCGAAACGCGGGCCTTCCGCACCCTCTCGGGCGGCGAGCGCCAGCGCACCCTCGTTGCGCGCGCCCTCGTCCAGCAGCCGGCTGTCCTCGTCCTCGATGAGCCGACCAACCACCTCGATATCCACCACCAGCTTCAGTTGCTGCGCTTCGTGCGCAGTTTGGGCATCACCGTGGTCGCAGCCCTGCACGACCTCAACCTCGCCGCCATGTTCTGCGATCGCATCGCCATACTGCATAAGGGCGAAATGGTCGCTACCGGTACGCCCGAGGCTGTCCTCACCGAGGCGAACCTGGCGAGCATCTTCCGCATCGAGGCCACGCTGGCGCGCAATCCGCGAACCAATACCATCTGGGTCATGCCCGCCTGAGGGTCGCGCCGCGCCACCCACCGAGCCCCCCTGCATCCGATTTATCCTCCGTCGCGAAACCATAAGCGCCGCGACACGTTCGGAATCACAGGAGGATTTGACTCATGGCACAGCAATCCACGACCGAACCGCGCAAGGCTCCCAAGCGCCAGGGTCCCAAGACCAGGGCCCAGGCCCACCGCATCGTCACCGGCGCCGAGAACACCGCCGGAGCAGACGTCCCGCTTCCGGGCGAAACTCTCAAGCACGCCAATTTGCGCTACCCGAAGCCCGGGCCCGGCGACGCCTACAATATTTCGACCGGCGACCGCTCCATCAAGCGGGGCGCGAACCAGGAAACCGAGCACCACAAGCAGCGTGCCGACGAAAGCTAGCGCCAGGGAGCCCGACATGAATAAGCGCATCACACCCAAGGCATCGCCCACCGGTGCCGTATGGACGCGGCAGACCGGCCCGCACACCGCGCCGGCCGATCGCGACGTAGCCGATCCTCATCCCTCCGACGAGGAACCCCAGACCGACGCCCCACGCCCCGGCGGCGAGCACCCTCCGCGTCGTGATCTCGGCCCCAATGACGCCATCAACGATGGCACCGCGCCCCCGCGCCCGCACAACGCCGGCAGCGGCCCGCGTTGATGCCGGGAGGCAGGGATGTCTCACTCCGCCGACCATCATCGGGCGGGCTCATGGCAAAGGGCCGTCTGGAACGGGTTGCGATGCCGCTGCCCCAATTGTGGTGAGGGCAGGCTCTTTGCCCGCTATCTTGAGCCTGTGGAGCACTGTCCCGTTTGCGGAGAGGAATATGCCGACCGCTATCAGGTGGGGCTGCTTCTGCCGTTCCTCGTCATCACCGTGGTCGGGCACCTGATGATCTTCGCTGTGCTGGAAATGGGGCACTTTCGCGTTGCGCCCCTGCTCTTGCTCGCCATCGTCATCCCGATCGTGCTGGTCCTCACGCTCTTGCTGCTTCCGCCCGTCAAGGGAGCCCTGACCGGCATCCTCTGGTACGCCAATCTCACCGACGAACCGAAATAGGATCGCAATAACGGGCGGCGGCACCGCAGCGCCGCCGCCCATTCCAACTCAGCTATCGGCGGCGATCAGCTTGCGCAGCTTGGCGACGGCGGTCGCCGCATCTTCGCGATAGGCGATCGTCCCCGTGAAGTTCCCCTGCCGGTCGAGCAGGAATACCGATGCCGTATGGTCCATCGTGTAGGACCCGTCCTCGGTCGCGATTCTCTTGGCGAACACGCCCCAGGCCTTGATGGCCTTGTCGATCTCGCTGCGCGACCCCGTCACCGCGGTGACGTGCCCCGTCCAGGCTACATAGGCCCCGACCACTTCGGGTGTATCCCGCTCGGGATCCACCGAGACGAAATAGGCCTTGAGATCGCGGGCCTCTTCGCCCAGCGTCTCGAACCAGGCGGTCATTTCGGCGAGCGTGGTCGGGCACACATCGGGGCAATGCGTGAATCCGAAGAACAGGGCCGACGGATGTCCGTTGAAACTATCGCGGTTGAACGCCTCGCCCGCCGCCGTCTGCAGCTGATAGTCCCCATCGCCGAGCGAGGCGAGCGCGGGGCTTCGTGTGCCCAGCGCATAGAGCCCGGTGGCGACGGCCGCCACCACGACCACCGCCACCCACAGCACGATGCGGGCCGTCCTGAGATGAGCGGCCATCAGATGAGCCCCTCGTCGACCATCATCTCACCCGCAAAGGAATCATAGAGCGCCACCTCTTCGGCCGGCAAAGTCGCCTCCGCCGCGGCGAGCCCAGCCGCAAGCGCCTGCGCCGCCGCTTCGGGAACGCCGATCGTCACGAGCGCCGCCGCATCCTTGAGCGACGCCCCGGCGCAGAGATGGATGCCCCAGCCCTTTTCGGTCTTGCGCAGCAGCGCCCGTCCGCCGGCACCGGCCTGGGCCCAGTCGCTGACCGCATATTCGCCCGAAACCACGATCGGCCCCATCTCGAGCGGCTTTTCAGGCGTATCGAACATCGCCATCTGCATCGCCGCGATCGCTTCTTCGTCAGTGAGGTGGGAAGCATCGACCGGTGCCATCGCCCCGTGGTGGGCCATGCCGTGTGCCTCGGGCTCCGCCGCGCTGCTGGCCAGCACCGGCAGCGTCACGGTCACCGACCCGGCCTTCTCGAAGGCGAGCGTCACCTCCACCGCCTGCCCTTCGACCAGCGGACCTTTGAGCTTCATGAACATCAGGTGCAGGCCGCCCGGCTCGAGCGTTACCGTCGCACCGGCCGGAACCGGGATGCCGTCCTTGAGCTGGCGCATCTTCATCACGTCGCCCTCCATGGTCATCTCATGGAGCTGCACCTCGCCCGCGACCGGCGAAGCTGCGGCGACGAGCCGGTCATCGTCCGATCCGCCATTGGTGATCGTGAGATAGCCACCGCCCACCGGCTGGTTGGGCAGCGTCGCCCGGGCAAACGCCCCGGCAATAGTGAGTTCTCCCACCCGCTCCTCGGCGGCGGGCGGGGCGTGGTGCATGCCTTCGGCCAGTGCCGGCGCGGCAAACATGAGGGCTGCCGCAAGGGCAGCGACGGAAATACGCAGGTTCATTTCATCAGTCCTGAATAAAGGGGAAAGGGAACCGGAAAGCGGCGTGCCCTCCGGCGTTCAGGACTGGGCTGGCGGCGCCCGCGTTTGCCGCGGGTTCCCCGCAAGGCCTCCCCCTGCATGCATTCCCACGCCCGGCGCCGGATGCCCCGTGCATCCGGCCTCGATCGGCGCCTCGACCCCGATCGACGCCGGCAGGATTGCCGCCAATTGCTGCTTGGCAACGCCGGCCGCCGGGCACTTGACCGCCGTCGGAACCTCGTGGCTGCCGGCCGGAGCCGATTGCTGGCAGATGCTCCACGTCCCCACCGTCTCGTAGCCGAGCGCCGACAGGTCGCGTTGCAGCGCCGCCGCCTGATGCAGCGGCAACAGCAGCACGAGAATATAGACCGCGATCACCGCGAGCGCCGTTCCGGCCTCCCGGGCGATCAGTCTCCTGCGCTGGCCGGCAGCCTGCCTCATGGCACCTCCACCGGCGACTGCAGGCGCACCAGCGAGAACCGTGACACGCGAATGTCGAGGTCGAGCTGCCAGATCCCTGCGACCGGAATGTTGAGCCCTTCGAGGCGCCACACCCCGTCGCTTTGCTTCGCCTCGCGCTTGATCGGCTCGATCCCCTTGTCCGGCGCCGCCACCGACACCGTCACCGACATCGCCTCCAGCGGCGCGCCGCTCATGTCGGTAAGATCGATCGCCATCGATACCGGCCCGGTCCCGCCCGGCGTCATCGTGACCATGGCCATGGCCGTATCGTCCATCAGGTGCACGAACAGCGGTTCACTGGCCGCCGCCGCACTGGCCTCGACCAGCGCCAGCGCCCGAGGCGGCGGCGTGAAGCGCCAGCCCGCCACCAGCCCCAGTATCGCCAGCACGATTGCGATCTCGACGCCGATCGAACGCCGCAGATGCCTCGTCGCCCTGGCCTCCCCGGCCAATGCCGGCCGCGTCAGGAAAAACCGGTTCCACAGCGCCAGCGCGAAAAGCACCACCAGCAGCACAAGCTTGCCCGCCAGGATAAACCCATAGCCCGTGGCCCATTGCGGACCGGGCGGCCCCATCTGGATGAGGGCGAGCACAGCCCCCGACACCACGATCGCCGCCACCGCATAGGGGATGAACGCGGAAAACCGCGCCAGCGCCAGCCGTCCGGCCTCGCCGCGATCCCTAAGGTGCAGCGCCAGCGGCAGGAGCGCCCCCACCCAGAAAAGAATACCCCCGATATGCAGAAATACCGCCGGCCGGGTCAGCCATTGCGGCTCGGCCGTCCCCGCGTGGCCGCTGATCACCAGCGACAACGCCCCGAGCACCCAGGCCGGCCAGCCGAGCGCCGCCACGGACGGCACGGCCAGCGCCAGCCCCGCCAGCACGAAGGCGCCTAGCGCCGCCCCCACGGTAAGCCCGTAGCTCGTCGCCAGCCCCGCCCGCCATGCCGCCGCACTCGCGACCTGCCCCAGCGTGCCGCCGATGGCGTCGGTTCCATGCAGCCCCAGGCTCGCCACCGCCGCGACCGCGCCCAGAGCCGCTAGCCCGCCCATCGACCGGCCCACTCTGGCGGGCAAGGGCGCAGCCAACCCGAAAGCGGCCGCCCCGACGCCACCGAACAGCGCCACGAACAGCAGCACCTTGCTGCCCCAGAGCGCCGCCGCCACGGTTGGATCACCCGCCGTCGCCACCGCCGCGCCGTTCCCGCTCACGACACCGACCGAAAATACCAGCGAGCTGCCGATCGGGTGGGAATCGAGCGAAGCCGCGCGCCAGCTCAGCACATAGGTGCCCTGCCCCAGTTCCTGCGGCATCCGGACCGACAGCACTGCGCCGCTCGTCGTTGCCGACAGCAGGTCCTGTCGCCCGCCCTGCGGGTCGATCAGCGTCACCGCCAGCGCCGTCACCGGCTCGTTGAAAGTCAGTTCCACCGCCCCCGGAGCGGTGTCGACCACCGCATCGGCAGCGGGATCGGACGAAAGCAGTTGCGCATGCGCCCACGCCGGCCCGCTCGTAGCGAGCAGGGCCAGGATGAAGGCGACGAGCAACCAGATCCGGTTCGAAGTGCCGGCGCGACGCATATTGTCCTCCGATGAGAGCGGGACGCGGCCAGCTGGCCGCGCCCCGGCCGTCCCTTAGTGGGCGGCTGCGTCCGCCGGCACGAGCTCGAGGCTCGGGGCCGGCATGTCGACGCCCTCGGCACCGGTGGTGTCGATCCAGGCTTCCTCGCCATTGGCGCATTCCTGGATGGTCGGGAAGGAGAACTTGCCCGGCTCGAGCGAACCGGCAAAGGTGCCGCGGAAGACGAACTCGTCGTAGAAGGCGTCGGGCAGGTCACCACCCGACCAGACGATTTCCTTGACGCCCTCGGTCACTGCCGTGCCGTGGTTGTCGTAGCTGTTGGCATATTTGCCGGTCACCGTCTCGAGCTTCCAGCCGGCCTTGGGCATCGGCTTGACGCCATAAAAGCCTTCCGGGATCTGGACGCGGACGACGTTGGTCGCCTGCCCCTCGCACCCATGGGGCACGCGCAGCACGGCCTTGTAGGTCGAGCCGATCTTGGCCTGCGGGGTTTCGAGGGTGACGTGCGCGAAGGCCGGAGCGGCAAAGGCGACGAGGGAAGCAGCGGCAACGGCCGCGCGAGCGAAATTGCGGATCATGATGATTCCAGTCCTGAAAAATATAGTCGTGAGGATGCGGCGGCACGCCGCGTGAACTCAGACCAGGACTGGTGGCGCGCGCGCCTGCCCGAAATGCTCGTGGAGTGAAAGCTCCGAACCCGCCAGGACCGGCAGGTAGACCACCGGAGCCGCCTCGAGCATCGGCTCGACGCTGACGGCCACCGGAAGGATGCCGGCGAATTCCTGTTTGGCGATGCCCGTGGCCGGGCACTTGACCGCGGTCGGGGTCTTGCCCTCGTCATCCTGCGCGATCTGCTGACAGATCGACCAGATGCCGACGGTTTCGTAGCCGAGCTTGCCGAGGTCGCGCTGCAGGCCGGCGGCCTGGTGCAGCGGCAGCAGGAGCGTCAGGACGTAGATGGCCAGCACCGCTAGCGCGGCGCTCATCTCCCTGGCGATTCCTCGTGAACGAAACGGCAAAGCAAGCTCCCCTGCGCCGCCAACTAGCCCGTAAGTCGGCCCGGCGCAAGCCTGATGAACGGGACAAGACGTCGCGTTCCGCGTCCCCGGCTCACGCGCCTCCCTGGAGCGGCCGCGTGAGCCCTGCCGGCGGCGAGTGCATCACCCGCCGCCTGCTGGTCTTACCAGTTGAGCGTCAGGCCCAGTTCGGCGGTGCCCGAGAAATCGTGCGCGTCGGCGCGCCCCGAAGCCCGCACGAAGCTCTTGAGGTTGCCTTCCGCGTTGGCGAAGTTGACGCCGGTCGACACACGCCCGAAGACGCCGCTGCCATGCGTCACGCTGCGGCCGATCTGGGCGATGTCCACCGTGCTGTCGCCGAGGAACTCGTTGCCGACCGCCGCCGAGACGAAGGGCGAGGCCAAGTAGTCACCGGCCACCGTGTCATAGCTCAGCTTGACGCCGGTTTCGGCCTGTAGACTTTCGCCCGTCCCGAAGTCGATGCGCGATCCGCTCAGTTCGAGGCTGTCGAACGTGCTGCGGACATAGGCCACGCTTGCCGTCGGCGTAATGGTGAGCCCGCCCGTCTGGTAACGGTAGGAACCTGTCAGCCGCCCGCCGAAGGACCGGCCGCTGAACTGGCCGTTCTCACCGGAAATCGTCGCGTTGACGTTGGCGAAGTTGGCCGCGCCGAGCGCTTCCACCGAGAAACCGTTTGCATCGAGCCAGGCCACATACGTGCCCATGGTCGGTCCGGTCGCCGTGACGCTGGTATCGGTCGTGCTGTAGTCGAGCGTGCTGCCCACATAGCCCACGAAGCCGCCGGCCACGAGTACGCCGCCATCGAGGTCGAACGCCCCGTCGACGCCGGCCTGGATCGAGCTCGCCTGCGAGTCATAGCTCGTACCGCCCCGGTCGCCGCGTCCCAGCGTGCCCGAAACCTTCATCCAGGTGCCCGCGCCGTGCTTCTGCTTGGGAGTTGCAGCGCTCTCGAGCGCAGCGACGATAGGGTCGTTGCGGGTTTCGGTCGGCGCGTAGGCGAGTTCGCCGCTGCCGAATCCGCCACCGCCCCCGGAAAGTCCCCCATAGAAGCGGTCCGAAAGGTCGCCCAGTCGTCCGCCCACGTCTCCGAGAGCCGTGTACCAGATCGACTGCACGTTGGGCGCCACGTTCGTCAGCGGCACGCTTGCCGCCTCGTTCGCGGTGCTCGTCAGGTACCAGGTGTCGGTCGCGCCGTCCTCGTAGCCCAGCGCATAGGAACGCAGGCCATAATTGCTCGCGCCCAGTGCGAAATGCGCCGCGCCGAGCGGGGTCGCACCCTGCACTTCCACGACGCCCACCCGCGAC from the Youhaiella tibetensis genome contains:
- a CDS encoding FecCD family ABC transporter permease, translated to MNESRPISARIDQQRLLAVLRSSESATPAASPAPIAGSRVAGLPYGLAMALLAGILFLLGLAGLMLGSVHVPAPVAVGVLVNWLFGGEVIPATWRAVYDTIIIETRIPRVILAGIVGATLGASGMTIQAIVRNPLAGPSILGVSNGAATGAVVVMRWGLMGLGAFTLYASAFAGALVTLAIVFWVARAGGRMTPTRLVLAGIAMSSVLSALTSLLVLTSPDPQLAARVLFWTLGGFGSAQWKLLPLPTIALVIGLGLMLVQARRLNLLMAGDESATALGLDVHRFRQAMFVLTAALIGVVVAVSGVIGFVGLIVPHIVRFLVGADHRRALPAVALMGASFTIGADLAARTVIAPIELPVGIITALVGGPFFIWLLRRDARDNGGAP
- a CDS encoding ABC transporter ATP-binding protein; protein product: MSIAPGHLALQDVSFTIGGRSLVRNVSLTVAPGEMIGVIGPNGAGKSSLLRTIYRTNRPSAGRVTVNGEDVWQRPATWVARHVGAVLQDMPADFPLTVRDVVAMGRSAHKRLLEADSAHDHALIEAAIELLQLRPLETRAFRTLSGGERQRTLVARALVQQPAVLVLDEPTNHLDIHHQLQLLRFVRSLGITVVAALHDLNLAAMFCDRIAILHKGEMVATGTPEAVLTEANLASIFRIEATLARNPRTNTIWVMPA
- a CDS encoding DUF983 domain-containing protein, which codes for MSHSADHHRAGSWQRAVWNGLRCRCPNCGEGRLFARYLEPVEHCPVCGEEYADRYQVGLLLPFLVITVVGHLMIFAVLEMGHFRVAPLLLLAIVIPIVLVLTLLLLPPVKGALTGILWYANLTDEPK
- a CDS encoding SCO family protein — its product is MAAHLRTARIVLWVAVVVVAAVATGLYALGTRSPALASLGDGDYQLQTAAGEAFNRDSFNGHPSALFFGFTHCPDVCPTTLAEMTAWFETLGEEARDLKAYFVSVDPERDTPEVVGAYVAWTGHVTAVTGSRSEIDKAIKAWGVFAKRIATEDGSYTMDHTASVFLLDRQGNFTGTIAYREDAATAVAKLRKLIAADS
- a CDS encoding copper uptake system-associated protein, whose amino-acid sequence is MNLRISVAALAAALMFAAPALAEGMHHAPPAAEERVGELTIAGAFARATLPNQPVGGGYLTITNGGSDDDRLVAAASPVAGEVQLHEMTMEGDVMKMRQLKDGIPVPAGATVTLEPGGLHLMFMKLKGPLVEGQAVEVTLAFEKAGSVTVTLPVLASSAAEPEAHGMAHHGAMAPVDASHLTDEEAIAAMQMAMFDTPEKPLEMGPIVVSGEYAVSDWAQAGAGGRALLRKTEKGWGIHLCAGASLKDAAALVTIGVPEAAAQALAAGLAAAEATLPAEEVALYDSFAGEMMVDEGLI
- a CDS encoding copper resistance CopC/CopD family protein; this encodes MRRAGTSNRIWLLVAFILALLATSGPAWAHAQLLSSDPAADAVVDTAPGAVELTFNEPVTALAVTLIDPQGGRQDLLSATTSGAVLSVRMPQELGQGTYVLSWRAASLDSHPIGSSLVFSVGVVSGNGAAVATAGDPTVAAALWGSKVLLFVALFGGVGAAAFGLAAPLPARVGRSMGGLAALGAVAAVASLGLHGTDAIGGTLGQVASAAAWRAGLATSYGLTVGAALGAFVLAGLALAVPSVAALGWPAWVLGALSLVISGHAGTAEPQWLTRPAVFLHIGGILFWVGALLPLALHLRDRGEAGRLALARFSAFIPYAVAAIVVSGAVLALIQMGPPGPQWATGYGFILAGKLVLLVVLFALALWNRFFLTRPALAGEARATRHLRRSIGVEIAIVLAILGLVAGWRFTPPPRALALVEASAAAASEPLFVHLMDDTAMAMVTMTPGGTGPVSMAIDLTDMSGAPLEAMSVTVSVAAPDKGIEPIKREAKQSDGVWRLEGLNIPVAGIWQLDLDIRVSRFSLVRLQSPVEVP
- a CDS encoding YcnI family protein, whose product is MIRNFARAAVAAASLVAFAAPAFAHVTLETPQAKIGSTYKAVLRVPHGCEGQATNVVRVQIPEGFYGVKPMPKAGWKLETVTGKYANSYDNHGTAVTEGVKEIVWSGGDLPDAFYDEFVFRGTFAGSLEPGKFSFPTIQECANGEEAWIDTTGAEGVDMPAPSLELVPADAAAH